The Hemiscyllium ocellatum isolate sHemOce1 chromosome 17, sHemOce1.pat.X.cur, whole genome shotgun sequence genome has a segment encoding these proteins:
- the LOC132824015 gene encoding glutathione S-transferase A-like, whose product MAEKMFLFWGSGSPPCWRIMIALEEKKLQGYEQKLLSFERMEHKSSDVLAINPRGQLPSFRHGDTILNESFGACQYLENQFKSQGTQLIPDAGDEQAAVYQRMHEVLTLQDKLGAVIYYNWRVPENERHDSAVERNKKALNDELMLWEGYLEKLGPDSFITGKNFTMADVMFFPQVAYAVRFGISADKYPKLMEYYTKVKERPSIQASWPPHWKDSPPTMDILKDV is encoded by the exons ATGGCTGAGAAGATGTTCTTATTCTGGGGCTCCGGTTCCCCACCCTGCTGGAGGATCATGATCGCCTTAGAAGAGAAGAAATTACAGGGATACGAACAAAAGCTGTTGTCCTTTGAACGGATGGAGCATAAATCCTCCGACGTTTTGGCAATTAACCCAAGGGGCCAG TTGCCCAGTTTCCGCCATGGGGATACAATTTTGAACGAATCTTTTGGAGCCTGTCAGTATTTGGAG AACCAGTTCAAGTCCCAAGGTACCCAGCTGATTCCGGACGCTGGGGACGAACAGGCTGCTGTTTACCAGAGAATGCATGAGGTCTTGACCTTGCAGGATAAACTGG GTGCTGTGATCTATTATAACTGGAGAGTTCCAGAAAATGAGCGTCATGACTCTGCTGTGGAGAGGAACAAAAAGGCACTGAATGATGAGTTGATGCTGTGGGAAGGATACCTTGAAAAG CTGGGTCCTGACTCCTTTATTACTGGGAAGAACTTCACCATGGCAGATGTAATGTTCTTCCCACAAGTGGCCTATGCTGTTCGCTTTGG AATATCAGCAGACAAATATCCCAAGCTGATGGAATACTACACTAAAGTGAAAGAGCGGCCAAGCATTCAGGCTTCCTGGCCTCCCCACTGGAAGGACAGTCCTCCAACCATGGATATTTTGAAAGATGTTTGA